The DNA sequence AGGTGGATTTAATGAATATATGAAAGAAATCGGTAAGTTAGGAGGTCAAAATAAACTTCCTCGTTTGTCTAATGATCGAGCTATTGCCGATAAACTTGAAAAATATGTTTTGAAAGGTTAGAATGAAAATGTTATAGTAAATTAAAATCATATTAAAAGAACATACTATTTGAAAATTTTAGTTGTAATACCGGTATTTAATGAGTCTAAACATATATTGAAATGTTTACAATCTTTCTATGAACAATCCTATAAAAATATTGATTGGATTTTAGTCAATGATTCTTCAACGGATAATTCAAAGGAAATTATTGAAGAATTTATTAAAGATAAACCTACTTTCCGCCTTATTAATTTAATTAATAGCTCTGAACATATTCCAGGTGCAAAAGTCGTTAAAACGTTTTATGCCGGATTAAATTCAGCTAATTGGAAACAGTATGATGTTTTAGTTAAACTGGACGCCGATATAATTCTCCCTGATAATTATTTTGAACTCATTGTAAATGAATTACATAACAATCCAAAAATTGGCATTATCGGTGGATTGGTTTACATAAAAAAAGGGAATCAATGGGTTTATGAAAATATTTCAAATAAAAATCACGTACGCGGTCCCATAAAAACTTATAGAAAAGAATGTTTTAGTGATATTGGTGGCCTTCGTATGACATTGGGTTGGGACAATCTCGATATATTACTTGCCCGTATGCATCATTGGGAAGTTAAAGTCTTAAAGAATCTTTTCGTAAAACACTTAAAACCAACTGCACACGTTTATCAAGAAACTAAATCTCGAAAATTGGGTGAATATTTTTACAATATCGGACTATCCAAAAAATTAGCCTTTATATCCTGTTCAAAATCTTCATGGAAAGAAAAATCTTTACGACATTTTATAATTTCATTTAAAACTTTTATTTCTTTAGAAAAAGAAAAAAAAGAACGAGTGATCACTCAAGAAGAAATGAATTTCATTCGCAAATTTCGATGGAATGAAATGATTAAAAAATTCAAAAGGTAAACTTTTCAACTTTCCTTTTATACTATTTTATATGAAAAATTATTATTCCTTTCCTAAAAAAATTTCAATGGGTACTAGATTTAAAAGTTCTTTTCTATGTGAAGCCAAAAAAGAGTATTCCAATTGTGGAATATCTTCATTTGATATTGAATCAAAAACAGTAGGTAAAACTTCTTGTGTCGGAATTTTTTTGACTACTCCTAATCCATGATCGGTATCTAAAACACTTACTGTTAATTCAGGATGATTTTTTCTAAGAAAAACGATCGTTTTCCATACATCGCCGTTCCAAATATTTTTCCAACTTTTATGAGATGAAAATTTAATTCTTGCGTCTTCAATATTACTCGCAGGAAAGGCTGCAATTTTATCCTGAGGATTACAATCATGTAAGATTATAATTCCTTGATCAGACAAATACTTAAGCGAATTTAGCGTATCTTTGAGAGATTGACTGAAAGTGTGTAATCCATCGATAAAGGTAAGATTTATCGGATTATTTTTAAGAAATTTATGATGGCTGTCAAAGAAACGATCACTGGTCATCTCAAAATATTTGTTTTTAAAATTATGGGGATTTTTAACTAAATATCTAATTTTTTTGATAAAGCTAAAATTAAAATAAGGATCCACTGCAATTCTTTGTTTTGCTCCTTTGATATTAAAAAAACATTTTCCTCTGTTTACACCGATTTCCAAATAATTTTTAACATCATTAACTTTTATTAAATAATTTAAAACATCAACTCTAGTAATCATAAGGTTTCTACTATTTTATTATTTATATATTTGTAATAGGTTTTATATCATGTAAATGTACAACATTGTAAGTGTAATTGTTACATATAATGGGGAAAAATGGATAAAAAAATGTTTGGATTCTTTATTGGCATCTAGCATACACACAGATATTTACCTTATAGACAATGGATCGACCGATAGTACTTTAAAAATTGTCGAAAATTATCCCGCTGTAATTTATACGGAAAGTGGCCGTAATGTAGGGTTTGGACAAGCTAACAATATCCTTTTAAAAAAACTATATAAAGAAAAAAACTATACCCATTATTTTCTTATCAATCAAGATGCTTGGATAGACAAAAATTGTCTACAATATTTAGCTGATGTTTCCATCAAAAATCCAAAGTATGGTATACTAAGTCCAATACATTATAACCATGATTTCTCTGAAATGGATTTTAATTTTAAGGAATATTTAGCGAAAAGTAAAAAGAAAAATCAAGTTATTTTAGAAACTAATTTCGTTAATGCCGCTTTTTGGTTAATTAGTAAAAAATGCTTGGAAAAGACGGGAGTTTTTAATCCTTATTTCAGCCATTACGGAGAAGATAAAAATTATTGTAATCGAGTTATTTATTCCGGATTAAAAATAGGAATTGTTACCACAGCTAAAGCCAATCATGATAGGAATAAAACAACAGATTTTAGTAAAATACAAAGATTATCAAAAATAAAATTGGATTGTATACTTTTAAATCCAAATATTAATCTTTACAAAGCATATTTTGAAGCTTTTATTAATGTTTTGGGAATACCTAAATATTATTTTAAAATGCTCTCTACTAAAAATACATCCATATTATTTTATAAATTAGGGATTCACTATATACATTTGCTTTTCTCTAAAAAGATCCGATTGAATCGTAAACAACAAAAGGAAAACTTATTTAGCATATATTAAATGGGAATAGTAGCACGTCAAGGGATAAAATACAGTCTAATTAGTTATCTAAGTTTTTTACTGGGTACATTTTCAACCATTTTTATCTATCCTTCCAATCCTGAATTTTTGGGTAAATTAAGGTTCATTCAGCCATCTGCTGAACTGATCTGTCCCTTCATCCTTTTTGGACTTAGTTATGCAAACATAAAATTCCATCAAAAACTTAAAGCAAAAAATCAACAGGTCGACTTTCTTTATGCTTCAATTAAGTTTGTGTGTCTCAATTTTATTTTTATCTCATTAGTATATTGGATAATCACTCGAGTGATTCCAAGTATTCAAGAATCTGATTCCTGGAAAATGAAACAGTATGTTTTGCCGGTCGCTTTGTCTCTTGCGTTAACTCAATTACTTTCAAAATATATCTCTAATTTAAAAAGAATAACAGTTCCCGGAATTTTTGAAAATTTTTTTCCTAAACTGGGAGCTCTTACGGCTTTTATCTCCTGTGTGTATATAGGAATATCACAAAAAAATGCTCTATATATATTCGTATTATTTTTTGTGATTGCTATGATTGGGCTGGTATATTATTTTGTAAAATTAAACAAAGATCATAAGAGCGGATCATTAGATATATTTAAAGATAAAAATTTTAGACTTAACTTATTAAATTTCTGTATATTTTCAGTTCTTGGAAGTATTGGAAATAGATTGGCTCTACAAATTGACAACCTGATGATTCCCGAAATGTTGGATTTTAAACAAAACGGGATCTATTCTATTTTAACGTCTATTGTGGGTTTTCTTACCGTTCCTTTGATGGGTATTTTCACCATATCCGGTCCTATAATTGTTGAAAAGCTGGAAAATAATAAATTAGATGAACTAAATGATTTCTATAAAAAAGTATCCAAATTTTTATTCTTATTTGGCACGGTCTTGTTGTCTTGTATTTTAGTCGGAATAGACTATCTATTCTTATTCATGAAAAACGGAAAAGAATTATCGGATTCAAAAGTTATTATTTACATTCTAGGAGCAGCCACCTTATTTGATTTGGCAACAGGTTTTAACAGTAATATTATTTCCTATTCAAAATATTTTAGATTTAATATTTATGCAATGCTATTTTTAGCGATGTTTACAATTATTTCAAATATTATTTTTATTTCGTATTTCAAATTAGGAATCGAAGGTATTGCTTTAGCAACGGCCCTATCTTTAACATTGTTTAATTTAATAAAATTAGGCTTTAATTACCGTAAGTTCGGCATTCAACCGTTTTCAAAAGAGTATACGTATATAATTTTAACCGGAATAATGGGTGTTTTACTAGTAAATTATATACCCGATTTTTCCAATAATTTATTTAATTTAATTACTAAGCCGCTACTTATTTTATGTATTTTTTTCGTCGCCAATAGTGTATTTAAATTTATTCCGATAAAAGAAATATTATCCACAAATATTAAATCTTTTTTAACGGGTAAAAAATAAAATATATAATTTTTTCAATAATAATAATTAATTTTTGATGAGTTGATAGATAATTGTAGTATTTAATGTATTTTTGTTAGGTAATTTCAATACATGAAACTTTTCTATACTTATTTTTTACTTTTATTTACCATAATCATCTTTTCTCAAGATAGAAAACAAATTAAAGGAAAAGTATATATTCTTGATAAGTATCATGAAATGGTTTCCGGTATTTATGTTAAAAATCTTTCAACCAATTACACAACGTTAACCGATATAACCGGTAATTTTTCCATTCCTGCACTTATTGGAGATGCCATTACTTTTCAATCATTCAATATCGAAAAAAGAACTATTTTGGTTACCCAAGACATGTTTGATCATTTGCAAATGAAAATTCAATTAGATCTTAAAGAAAAGCAATTAGAGGATATTTATGTTACTCCTTTTAAAACTTTTGGAAGCCTTGAATTGGATGTCAAACGAATTCCAATGATGAATAAAACCAACGAGATTTTAAAAAAATTAGGCAGTTTAAATCCATCACAAAAAATGGATGGAAGTACAGATGTTGATTCCGAAGCTGCAAAGTTATCTTCCATGAAATTTGGTATTGAAGGTATTTTGGATTTTATATCCGGAGAGGGTAAACGTAAAGAGCGTTTATCAATTTTTGAAGAACAGTCAACCATAATCAAAAATGTTAGAGACTATTTTGGAGATGCTTACTTTGAAGAATTAGGTTTGAAAAAAAATGAAATCAATGATTTTATATTGTATGCTTATTTAAATCATAATTTAAAGTTTTATTACGATCATAATAATTACTTCCAGATTTTAAATATTTTCGATAAAAATATTCTTATCTACAAATCAAGAAAAAACAACGAGAAAAAGATTACACCTAAAATTGGCAAGCCTTATTTTCCTCAATAATGTACCCTTTTTCAATCAATTTGTATAAATAATTTTTTAACTCTATTTTTATAGGGTTAAAGACATCAATTGGTATGTACAAAAAAATATATAAGCTCCTTACTACTTTGTTTAAACCCTCAACCATTTATAAATATTTTTTTAACATTTCTCCTCTTTACATAAGGACAACAGGAAATATCAAATATGTTTCAGATGATGTACATAAAATAATAGTCGAAATTCCTCTTACGTACAAAAACCGAAACTATTCCGGTACTATGTTTGGCGGAAGCATACTTTCAGCTACGGATCCTATCTATATGTTGCAGCTCATACATATTCTGGGAACTAATTATATCGTTTGGGATAAATCTGCTTATGTTGATTACATAAGGCCGATTAATAAAAAAGCCATAGCTGTATTTGAATTTCAAAAAGAAGAAATAGAAAAGATAAAAGAAATGGTTAAAAATGATAATGAAATATTTATCAAAAAGCAAATGAACATTACCAATTCAGAAGGTCAAATTTATTGTTATTTAGAGAAAAAAATCTATATAGCAGACAGTCAGTTTTATAAAGCAAAATTAAAAAGTAAAACTCACAGATAAATAAGTATAAATAAAAAGAATCAGCTTTGTAATTAAACTGATTCTATATAATTATGTATAGAGTAAAGACGCACAATTAATGAGCATCTTTAAAAGCTTTTAATTTTTTAGTCAATTCCGGTACAACTTCGAATAAATCACCAATTACACCATAATCAGCCGTTTTAAAAAAAGGTGCTTGCGGATCGTTGTTTATAACGACTATGGTTTTACTTTTAGTAATCCCGGCAACATGTTGAACAGCTCCCGAAATACCGATTGCTATATATAGTTTAGGAGAAATAGTTTTCCCTGTTTGTCCTACATGTTCGGCATGAGGTCTCCATCCTAAATCGGCTACCGGTTTAGTACAAGCTGTAGCTGCTCCAAGTACATTTGCTAAATCTTCAATTATTCCCCAGTTTTCCGGTCCTTTCATTCCTCTACCCGCTCCAACTACCAATTCAGCCACTTTAACATCTAACTTCCCTGTAGCTACTTCTTGTTGTTTTACTTGATACGTTGGATCTGCAACTGTGGTTACCGTAATTTTTTCTTCTGTACCGGAAACGGGATTTTCTTTTGCTCCCACAGAATTAACGGAAAGGGTTAAAACTATAGTAGGTTCTTGAGTTTCAACAACAGCAATTCCTTTTCCTGAAAAAACGGATCTTTTCACCTTAAACGGTGTTACGGACAGCGGCTTCGAAATGGCTTGTGTAATATAAGCCGCAGATTTTTCTTTGACAATATAAGGAGCTATAGAAACACTTTCATTAGTATGTGCAAAAAGAATATAGTTACCGTCAATTATTTTTGATAAAACCGAAGCGTACACTTTTGGATTAAAAGATCGCAAAGATTCATCTTGAATATTTATAACTTTAGTTGCTCCAAATTTATATAAGTGTTCTGAAGAATCTTCAGAATTTATAGTTAGTGCCGTTACTGAATCTCCAATTTCATCTGCCAAAATTTTAGCGTATGTTATTAATTCGTAGGCCTCTTTTTTATATTTTCCTTTAGAGTTTTCTATATATGCGTAAATCATTTATTTCAACGTTTGTATTACAAAATTGATTGTAAGTTTATACTTAAATTACTTTCGCTTCTTCATGAAGCAAGCGAACCAATTCATCTAAGTTATTTTTATCTACATAAACCACTTGAGATCTTGTCTTTGGCTTTTCAAATTCTGCAATGATAACCTTATTTCCGGAAAATTTAGGTTCAACAACCGTAAAGGGTTTATTTTTAGCAGTCATAATACCTCTAATATTAGGAATTTTTAATTGATTTTCAGGAACAAAACCTTCTTGACCTGCTAAAACAGCAGGTAATTCAATTGAAATTGTTTCTTTTCCATTATCTATTTCCCGTACCACCTGTATGGTTTTTCCTTCAACTTCCAAACCGGTAACGGCATTAACAAATGGGTAATCTAATTCAGCAGCCACTAAACCCGGAACCAATCCTCCGTTATAATCAATCGATTCTTTACCTAAAAGTAACAAATCATAAGCTCCCTCTTTTGCTACTGCTGCAATTTCTTTAGCCACTAATTCACTGTCCGTAGGTCGAATATTAACCCGAATGGCATTATTAGCACCGATTGCCAAGGCCTTACGCATTACCGGCTCAACAGTAGTATCTCCAACTGTAATAATAGTTACTTCAGCTCCCTGTTTTTCTTGAAAATATAATGCTTTGCTTAGGCAATATTCATCTTGAGGATTAATTATATATTGAATTCCATAAGTATCGAATTCTTTTTGATCATTCGTAAAATTAATTTTGGATGTAGTATCCGGTACGCTACTTATAGCTACTAATATTTTCATCAACGTATTTTTTCCTGTAACTAAATTAAGTAAAAATAATAAAGTATTTTTATTTATTTACTTCTTTTACTAAGAAATTAAAGTAAATAAAAAAATATAAGAATGTTTATATAATTTAGACAATTTGTGAAGAAAGCCCTTTTTTCAATAATGCTTGATGGATCGGAGTTAGTTTTTCTAAAGATCCGGTTTTAACTTCACATTTTCCTTTGTAATGAACTAAAAAAGTACATTGTTGGGCTTGTTCTAAAGTATGTTCACATATCTCTATTAAGCAATCGATGACATAATCAAATGTATTAAAATCATCGTTATGCAAAACAATTACATGAGGAGCAGCTTCTTTTACCAACGTATCAACACTCTCCTGCTCTTTCCAATGGGGTTGATTATTGTAAATCATATTTTGTTTAATAATATTGAAATCCAATTATTTTTACTTAATTTCTGAACAAATTTTAAGCCATTCCCGGTAGCTTCTGCAATAATGTCATCAAAATCATGTTCAAAGATACCACTTACCAAAACGTATCCATTAGGACGCAGATTTTCAACGTATTTTGATATATCTTTCAATAAAATATTTTTATTGATATTGGCTAAAATTATATCAAATGAGTGATTTCCTAATAATTCGGCATCTCCCAATTTAATATCTATATCTACTTCATTTTTTTTAGAATTTTCCAGAGCATTACCGTATGACCATTCATCAATATCTATTGCTTCAACATAATGGGCTCCCCTCTTTTTTGCAAAAATTGCCAACACTCCGGTTCCACTGCCCATATCTAAAACATCTTTACCTTCAAAATTCATTGTCAACATTGCATGAAGCATGTTATAAGTGGTTTCATGATGCCCCGTACCAAAAGACATCTTCGGATCAATTTTAATAGAAAAAGGAAGATCGTTTCTGACAGGATGAAAATCTGCATGTAAATAAATTTGATCTTCAATGACTACCGGTGGAAAATTTTTTTCCCATTCTTCATTCCAATTGATATCGGGAGATAATTTTTTTTCGTAAGATATTTCAACTTCAGGAGAAGACATAATAGGTAATTCCTTAATTAATTGCTCATCTTCTTCTTCAACCTTAATATAAGTTAAAAAACCCTGTTCGGTTTCTACAAAACTTTCAAAAGGCAACTCTGATAAAAACGCGATTAAAATGTCTCTCCAAGGTTCTAATGGTTTTACGTTGAAATGGTATTCTGTATATTTCATGGAATCATTTAAGTATCGCAAATTTAAAAAATTAATATCTTATTCTCTTAAGGATCTATAAAATTCATCCACGTTATATATTATAGCTACGCTTTGTTAATGGTTGATAATCTATAGCTGAAAATCCCTATCCAATTATTGAAAATTATTTTCTTTGAGAAGATTTTTTGGAATCAAACAAGTAAAATTATTTTTTTACTTTTACTTTATATTTTTTGAAATTTCAATGTCACGATTCATCAATTTGCTGGTTTTAGTACTATTTATCAATATTTCATTGGGACAACAATTGGTTTTACAAGATAGTATTAAAATTGAAGTTCCCGAATCGTTTAATTTTCAACAAGCAGATATCTTCAATTCTTTATATTTCGTTTCTCAAAAGGATAATACTTTATTAAAATACGATCCAACTTCACAAAAAAAATTTATACTTAAAAATTTTAATACATCCAAAAAGCTGTTTATCGTAAATCCTTTATTTTTAGTAACTTTTGATAAGATGAACCAAATTCTTGAATTTTATGACGATAAGTTGATAAATACTCAGGATAATGTTTCTATTTTAACCGATCAACTTATAAATCCAGACTTAATTTATGTTCAAGACAACCATTCATTATTATATTTTGATGAGTTGAACTCTCAAAGCTTTATTCAATACGATTACAGATCAAAAAATACCATACTTTTTTCAAATACTTTGTCTGAAGAACTTTCAGATAATTTTATACTAAAGGATATCTACAATTCTAAACAATCAAAATTTCTTCTTTTAAAAAGTAACAACGAATCCAACGAAGCTTATCAATACAAAATTTGTAAGCAAAATAATCAAAATGTTTATACTTATGTAATACCCGAAATGGAAGACTATGGATGGATGGTACAAAATTTTTATTGGATACATAAAGGTTATTTATATATCTATGATTTTGAAAACAAACCCGTTCAAATACCCTTGCCGAATTTAGGTGAAAAATATTATATTTTAAATAAACATTTATTTCTATGGAAATCTAAGGTTATGTACCTTTACACATTAGAAACTAAAAAATAAATTTATTAAGAATGCATATTGCTATAACCGGAAATATCGGCGCAGGAAAAACTACATTAACTAAATTATTATCAAATAATTACAATTGGATTGCACAATTTGAAGACACCGAACAAAATCCATATCTAGACGATTTTTATTACGATATGGCAAAATGGTCATTTAATTTGCAAATCTATTTCTTAAGTTCTCGTTTTAAACAAATAAAAGAAATTAGAGAAAATAAGAAAAATACAATCCAGGATAGAACTATTTATGAAGATGTATATATTTTTGCTTCAAATCTTCATGAAATGGGATTGATGCAAACTCGAGATTATGACAATTATTTGAATCTTTTTAATTTAATGAAAGAGTATATACAAGCTCCGGATCTTCTGATCTATCTTCGCGCCACCGTTCCTACTTTAGTAAATCAAATTCAAAAAAGAGGAAGAGAATATGAAACGTCCATTAGCATTGATTATCTTCAAAGATTAAATGAAAAATATGAAGAGTGGATTTCTAATTATACTGAAGGAAAATTATTGATCATCGATGTGGATAATATGGATTTTGTTGACAATAAGGAAGATTTAGGAAAAATTATTGATAAAGTAGAAGCTAATATTCACGGTTTATTTTAAAAGATTTTCGTATATACGATTGAAATTTATACACTCTAAAATTTAAAAAAAATAGTAAATAATTTATTAAAATTATTTACTATTTATAGTTTATAGGGTGAATGATCGTATATATCCAACTAAATTTAGTTAGCAACTTCGCTAATAAATTTAATCCTCATAATTCGTAATTCATCTTCTGAATAGTCTTCTCCAAATTCATCCAACAAGACGGACATTTTATCACTTTCAGACTCCATCAAAAAATCTATAATTTCGTCTTGTTGCTCTTCATCCAATAATTCATCTACATAGTAACCAATGTTTAGTTTAGTTCCTTGATAAACAATACTTTCCATTTCATTAAGTAAATCATTGATTG is a window from the Apibacter sp. B3706 genome containing:
- a CDS encoding glycosyltransferase family 2 protein; the protein is MKILVVIPVFNESKHILKCLQSFYEQSYKNIDWILVNDSSTDNSKEIIEEFIKDKPTFRLINLINSSEHIPGAKVVKTFYAGLNSANWKQYDVLVKLDADIILPDNYFELIVNELHNNPKIGIIGGLVYIKKGNQWVYENISNKNHVRGPIKTYRKECFSDIGGLRMTLGWDNLDILLARMHHWEVKVLKNLFVKHLKPTAHVYQETKSRKLGEYFYNIGLSKKLAFISCSKSSWKEKSLRHFIISFKTFISLEKEKKERVITQEEMNFIRKFRWNEMIKKFKR
- a CDS encoding class I SAM-dependent methyltransferase — encoded protein: MITRVDVLNYLIKVNDVKNYLEIGVNRGKCFFNIKGAKQRIAVDPYFNFSFIKKIRYLVKNPHNFKNKYFEMTSDRFFDSHHKFLKNNPINLTFIDGLHTFSQSLKDTLNSLKYLSDQGIIILHDCNPQDKIAAFPASNIEDARIKFSSHKSWKNIWNGDVWKTIVFLRKNHPELTVSVLDTDHGLGVVKKIPTQEVLPTVFDSISNEDIPQLEYSFLASHRKELLNLVPIEIFLGKE
- a CDS encoding glycosyltransferase, encoding MYNIVSVIVTYNGEKWIKKCLDSLLASSIHTDIYLIDNGSTDSTLKIVENYPAVIYTESGRNVGFGQANNILLKKLYKEKNYTHYFLINQDAWIDKNCLQYLADVSIKNPKYGILSPIHYNHDFSEMDFNFKEYLAKSKKKNQVILETNFVNAAFWLISKKCLEKTGVFNPYFSHYGEDKNYCNRVIYSGLKIGIVTTAKANHDRNKTTDFSKIQRLSKIKLDCILLNPNINLYKAYFEAFINVLGIPKYYFKMLSTKNTSILFYKLGIHYIHLLFSKKIRLNRKQQKENLFSIY
- a CDS encoding lipopolysaccharide biosynthesis protein, with the protein product MGIVARQGIKYSLISYLSFLLGTFSTIFIYPSNPEFLGKLRFIQPSAELICPFILFGLSYANIKFHQKLKAKNQQVDFLYASIKFVCLNFIFISLVYWIITRVIPSIQESDSWKMKQYVLPVALSLALTQLLSKYISNLKRITVPGIFENFFPKLGALTAFISCVYIGISQKNALYIFVLFFVIAMIGLVYYFVKLNKDHKSGSLDIFKDKNFRLNLLNFCIFSVLGSIGNRLALQIDNLMIPEMLDFKQNGIYSILTSIVGFLTVPLMGIFTISGPIIVEKLENNKLDELNDFYKKVSKFLFLFGTVLLSCILVGIDYLFLFMKNGKELSDSKVIIYILGAATLFDLATGFNSNIISYSKYFRFNIYAMLFLAMFTIISNIIFISYFKLGIEGIALATALSLTLFNLIKLGFNYRKFGIQPFSKEYTYIILTGIMGVLLVNYIPDFSNNLFNLITKPLLILCIFFVANSVFKFIPIKEILSTNIKSFLTGKK
- a CDS encoding PaaI family thioesterase — its product is MYKKIYKLLTTLFKPSTIYKYFFNISPLYIRTTGNIKYVSDDVHKIIVEIPLTYKNRNYSGTMFGGSILSATDPIYMLQLIHILGTNYIVWDKSAYVDYIRPINKKAIAVFEFQKEEIEKIKEMVKNDNEIFIKKQMNITNSEGQIYCYLEKKIYIADSQFYKAKLKSKTHR
- a CDS encoding electron transfer flavoprotein subunit alpha/FixB family protein codes for the protein MIYAYIENSKGKYKKEAYELITYAKILADEIGDSVTALTINSEDSSEHLYKFGATKVINIQDESLRSFNPKVYASVLSKIIDGNYILFAHTNESVSIAPYIVKEKSAAYITQAISKPLSVTPFKVKRSVFSGKGIAVVETQEPTIVLTLSVNSVGAKENPVSGTEEKITVTTVADPTYQVKQQEVATGKLDVKVAELVVGAGRGMKGPENWGIIEDLANVLGAATACTKPVADLGWRPHAEHVGQTGKTISPKLYIAIGISGAVQHVAGITKSKTIVVINNDPQAPFFKTADYGVIGDLFEVVPELTKKLKAFKDAH
- a CDS encoding electron transfer flavoprotein subunit beta/FixA family protein translates to MKILVAISSVPDTTSKINFTNDQKEFDTYGIQYIINPQDEYCLSKALYFQEKQGAEVTIITVGDTTVEPVMRKALAIGANNAIRVNIRPTDSELVAKEIAAVAKEGAYDLLLLGKESIDYNGGLVPGLVAAELDYPFVNAVTGLEVEGKTIQVVREIDNGKETISIELPAVLAGQEGFVPENQLKIPNIRGIMTAKNKPFTVVEPKFSGNKVIIAEFEKPKTRSQVVYVDKNNLDELVRLLHEEAKVI
- a CDS encoding ATP-dependent Clp protease adaptor ClpS, whose protein sequence is MIYNNQPHWKEQESVDTLVKEAAPHVIVLHNDDFNTFDYVIDCLIEICEHTLEQAQQCTFLVHYKGKCEVKTGSLEKLTPIHQALLKKGLSSQIV
- the prmA gene encoding 50S ribosomal protein L11 methyltransferase, producing MKYTEYHFNVKPLEPWRDILIAFLSELPFESFVETEQGFLTYIKVEEEDEQLIKELPIMSSPEVEISYEKKLSPDINWNEEWEKNFPPVVIEDQIYLHADFHPVRNDLPFSIKIDPKMSFGTGHHETTYNMLHAMLTMNFEGKDVLDMGSGTGVLAIFAKKRGAHYVEAIDIDEWSYGNALENSKKNEVDIDIKLGDAELLGNHSFDIILANINKNILLKDISKYVENLRPNGYVLVSGIFEHDFDDIIAEATGNGLKFVQKLSKNNWISILLNKI
- a CDS encoding deoxynucleoside kinase, encoding MHIAITGNIGAGKTTLTKLLSNNYNWIAQFEDTEQNPYLDDFYYDMAKWSFNLQIYFLSSRFKQIKEIRENKKNTIQDRTIYEDVYIFASNLHEMGLMQTRDYDNYLNLFNLMKEYIQAPDLLIYLRATVPTLVNQIQKRGREYETSISIDYLQRLNEKYEEWISNYTEGKLLIIDVDNMDFVDNKEDLGKIIDKVEANIHGLF